GCGTGGCCGCCCCGGGCCGTCAGCCACGGCAGCGGGGAACTGCACCATCCCCGGCGCGTCCGCCATCGTATGCATCATCCGCACCTCTAGGATGAAGCCTCCGCACGCTAGCCGTGTCACCTGCATGTGCCACGTATGGTTAGCTGGTGCCACATGCATATTGGTCACGTAAACACATGTGGTGTGTTTATGAAAATTTCGACTCAACCACAAATCTGACGTCATATTACTTACTATATGGCATCCATCCCCGGCGCGTCCGCCATCGTATGCATCATCCGCACCTCTAGGATGAAGCCTCCGCACGCTAGCCGTGTCACCTGCATGTGCCACGTATGGTTAGCTGGTGCCACATGCATATTGGTCACGTAAACACATGTGGTGTGTTTATGAAAATTTCGACTCAACCACAAATCTGACGTCATATTACTTACTATATGGCATATTTAACGTTTCTATGGCGTTTATGTTTGCCCAAGATTTCAATTAAGTTTAGTTGCCAAACATGAAAAATCCATCCATGTGTTCATTCTATTGCAACCAAATTGCCGTGCTTGCAAACTAAATGTGTCATCCTCGGGTCAACTTAATTTGCAAAAGAACAGATGTTCGATTTTCCGTAGTTAAAAGTCTGACATCAGATTTTTAACATTACAGAAAGTTAAATTTACCTGAAAGAGTAGAAGTGGGGTGCCGAGGCCTTCCGATGAGCCAGGGACATCGAAGATGAGCTCCTCAAGGCCTGGGAAGGGcggctgcaaggcgtcaccaaaGTGCTCCAGACGCACGTCAGCATTGGCCTCGATGAACAGCACACCCTCACCGGTGTAGTCAACAGCAAGCTTGCGACCCTCGAGCTCCCTTAGACGGCCGGCAAACGGGTAGTAGTGCACGAGCGCCTTGGCCACGGCGTCCCGGACCACCACTACGGGGTCCCTGCTGCTCATGGACGCGTCACGGCTGTAAAACTGGATGATGGGGTTGTGGAACCGTAGACCGTCCTGGTCGTCAATGTCCGAGAGCCGCTTCAGCTCCCGCGGTGTCGGCCCCGCCGGCCTCACCGGCTCTACCGCC
This Triticum urartu cultivar G1812 unplaced genomic scaffold, Tu2.1 TuUngrouped_contig_6415, whole genome shotgun sequence DNA region includes the following protein-coding sequences:
- the LOC125530581 gene encoding benzyl alcohol O-benzoyltransferase-like; this translates as MSLSLRVQRKAVEPVRPAGPTPRELKRLSDIDDQDGLRFHNPIIQFYSRDASMSSRDPVVVVRDAVAKALVHYYPFAGRLRELEGRKLAVDYTGEGVLFIEANADVRLEHFGDALQPPFPGLEELIFDVPGSSEGLGTPLLLFQVTRLACGGFILEVRMMHTMADAPGMVQFPAA